The Musa acuminata AAA Group cultivar baxijiao chromosome BXJ1-3, Cavendish_Baxijiao_AAA, whole genome shotgun sequence genome window below encodes:
- the LOC103978563 gene encoding protein EARLY RESPONSIVE TO DEHYDRATION 15, which yields MSPMAVPSGAAGKSTLNPNAPLFIPMAFQQVEDFSPEWWELVKTTTWFREHWFHQHQDQETFDADDEVDVTNLLPDSFDLGIVDELSIPEAELDYAALYLEFGDQISKALEKETIFCNGFLSDEELEVKSLGLKHPKKGTRPILEPAKYWEKPAQLLSPKCSPRRIIQQPR from the exons ATGAGTCCTATGGCAGTGCCCTCAGGAGCGGCAGGCAAATCAACACTAAACCCAAATGCTCCACTCTTCATCCCGATGGCATTTCAGCAGGTGGAAGATTTTTCACCGGAATGGTGGGAATTGGTGAAGACAACCACATGGTTCCGTGAACATTGGTTCCATCAGCACCAAGATCAAGAAACCTTTGATGCTGATGATGAGGTGGATGTGACCAACCTGCTGCCCGACTCCTTTGATCTTGGAATTGTTGATGAATTATCCATTCCAGAAGCCGAGCTTGACTATGCAGCTTTGTATCTCGAGTTTGGAGATCAAATTTCAAAAGCCCTGGAGAAAGAAACGATATTCTGTAATG GGTTTCTGAGTGATGAAGAGCTAGAGGTAAAGAGCCTGGGCTTGAAACATCCAAAGAAGGGCACCAGACCAATCCTAGAACCAGCAAAATATTGGGAGAAACCTGCGCAGCTCCTGAGCCCAAAGTGCAGTCCTCGCCGTATAATCCAGCAGCCTCGTTGA
- the LOC135625999 gene encoding uncharacterized protein At2g37660, chloroplastic-like isoform X2, whose product MESHCREIVSSRANVNLELIVASLLSRNIKSRLLLRDPSKAISLFGIQDENIIEVHKGDTRNPSDLDSTIFEGVTHVICCTGTTAFPSKRWDGDNTPERVDWEGIRNLVLALPPTIERLVLVSSVGVTKYNELPWSIMNLFGVLKFKKMGEDFVRSSGLPFTIIRAGRLTDGPYTSYDLNTLLKATAGKRRAVVISQGDELVGEVSRLVVAEACIQALDIECTKGQIYEINSIEGDGPGSDPEKWKELFKAAEAN is encoded by the exons ATGGAAAGCCATTGCAGGGAAATTGTCTCTTCTAGGGCTAATGTTAATCTTGAG TTAATTGTAGCATCCCTCCTCAGTAGAAACATAAAATCACGCCTACTTCTTAGAGATCCTTCAAAAGCAATATCTTTGTTCGGTATACAAGATGAGAACATTATCGAG GTACATAAAGGTGATACAAGAAATCCAAGTGACTTAGATTCAACCATTTTCGAG GGAGTGACGCATGTTATTTGCTGCACTGGGACTACAGCTTTCCCTTCTAAGCGTTGGGATGGAGACAACACTCCTGAACGAGTTG ATTGGGAGGGAATACGGAATCTTGTTTTGGCACTTCCTCCCACTATTGAGAGGCTCGTTCTTGTGTCATCAGTTGGTGTTACAAAGTACAATGAGTTACCATGGAG CATTATGAATCTCTTTGGTGTTCTAAAGTTTAAGAAGATGGGTGAGGATTTTGTGCGGAGTTCTGGCCTACCATTCACCATTATCAG GGCTGGGAGATTGACTGATGGACCATATACTTCCTATGATCTAAATACGTTGCTTAAAGCAACTGCAGGAAAACGACGTGCAGTCGTGATAAGTCAAG GAGACGAGCTTGTTGGGGAGGTTAGCAGACTTGTAGTTGCCGAAGCCTGCATACAAGCTCTTGACATAGAGTGTACCAAAGGACAAATTTACGAAATCAACTCAATTGAG GGAGATGGACCTGGAAGTGATCCTGAGAAATGGAAGGAGCTCTTTAAAGCTGCTGAAGCTAATTAG
- the LOC135625999 gene encoding sanguinarine reductase-like isoform X1, with protein MAFKLSSQLPLPFQKSHKGSQRWPIPHPIPSTNLAGCGCSILPSGVTSLSRRSGGRGVVHAVKEEETLPSALAEADVSKTPSSSSKVVLVIGGTGGVGQLIVASLLSRNIKSRLLLRDPSKAISLFGIQDENIIEVHKGDTRNPSDLDSTIFEGVTHVICCTGTTAFPSKRWDGDNTPERVDWEGIRNLVLALPPTIERLVLVSSVGVTKYNELPWSIMNLFGVLKFKKMGEDFVRSSGLPFTIIRAGRLTDGPYTSYDLNTLLKATAGKRRAVVISQGDELVGEVSRLVVAEACIQALDIECTKGQIYEINSIEGDGPGSDPEKWKELFKAAEAN; from the exons ATGGCTTTCAAGCTCTCGTCTCAGCTTCCTTTGCCCTTTCAGAAATCTCACAAGGGTTCTCAAAGATGGCCGATTCCTCATCCAATCCCATCAACCAATCTCGCAGGTTGTGGTTGTTCCATTCTTCCTTCGGGTGTCACTTCTTTGAGCCGTCGCAGTGGTGGGAGGGGCGTCGTTCATGCAGTGAAGGAGGAAGAGACGCTTCCCTCGGCCCTAGCTGAAGCAGATGTCTCCAAAacaccctcctcttcttccaaggTTGTTCTCGTCATCGGTGGGACTGGTGGAGTAG GACAGTTAATTGTAGCATCCCTCCTCAGTAGAAACATAAAATCACGCCTACTTCTTAGAGATCCTTCAAAAGCAATATCTTTGTTCGGTATACAAGATGAGAACATTATCGAG GTACATAAAGGTGATACAAGAAATCCAAGTGACTTAGATTCAACCATTTTCGAG GGAGTGACGCATGTTATTTGCTGCACTGGGACTACAGCTTTCCCTTCTAAGCGTTGGGATGGAGACAACACTCCTGAACGAGTTG ATTGGGAGGGAATACGGAATCTTGTTTTGGCACTTCCTCCCACTATTGAGAGGCTCGTTCTTGTGTCATCAGTTGGTGTTACAAAGTACAATGAGTTACCATGGAG CATTATGAATCTCTTTGGTGTTCTAAAGTTTAAGAAGATGGGTGAGGATTTTGTGCGGAGTTCTGGCCTACCATTCACCATTATCAG GGCTGGGAGATTGACTGATGGACCATATACTTCCTATGATCTAAATACGTTGCTTAAAGCAACTGCAGGAAAACGACGTGCAGTCGTGATAAGTCAAG GAGACGAGCTTGTTGGGGAGGTTAGCAGACTTGTAGTTGCCGAAGCCTGCATACAAGCTCTTGACATAGAGTGTACCAAAGGACAAATTTACGAAATCAACTCAATTGAG GGAGATGGACCTGGAAGTGATCCTGAGAAATGGAAGGAGCTCTTTAAAGCTGCTGAAGCTAATTAG
- the LOC103978565 gene encoding probable calcium-binding protein CML10: MGKIRSLFRCHRSKRPTGHSHSEAPRPAAPPAADPGDLERVFNKFDANGDGKISSAELAAVLEILSGQPPSEEELGRMMREADVDGDGFISFAEFVDLNTAPAALEEDLRLAFAVFDLDRSGSISADELAHILGGIGEGASLAQCRRMIDGVDRDGDGLVSFEEFKAMMTAGGSSAHAFAATT, from the coding sequence ATGGGTAAGATCCGATCCCTTTTCCGCTGCCACCGGTCCAAGCGTCCGACCGGCCACTCCCACTCGGAGGCCCCCCGCCCCGCTGCCCCCCCGGCTGCTGACCCCGGCGACTTGGAGCGAGTCTTCAACAAATTCGATGCCAATGGCGACGGCAAGATCTCGTCGGCGGAGCTCGCCGCTGTCCTCGAGATTCTCAGCGGCCAGCCGCCCTCCGAGGAGgagctcggccgcatgatgcgcgAGGCCGATGTTGACGGCGACGGATTCATCTCCTTCGCCGAGTTCGTCGACCTCAACACTGCTCCCGCGGCGCTCGAGGAGGACCTCCGCCTCGCCTTCGCCGTCTTCGACCTTGACCGCAGCGGCTCCATCTCGGCGGACGAGCTCGCCCACATCCTCGGCGGGATCGGCGAGGGCGCCTCCCTCGCCCAGTGCCGCCGCATGATCGACGGCGTCGACCGCGACGGCGATGGCCTCGTCAGCTTCGAGGAGTTCAAGGCCATGATGACCGCTGGCGGAAGCAGCGCCCATGCCTTTGCCGCCACAACTTAG
- the LOC135626007 gene encoding cytochrome P450 77A2-like, producing the protein MVFAMAAPDCDLLFTASALVLSFLVLVMLGCNRRGKALRLPPGPPGWPLVGNLFQVAFAGKPMIHLVRDLRLRYGPIFTLRMGARTLIVVTSPELAHEALIEKGQLFASRPAETTIRSVFSCNKFTVNSAVYGPEWRSLRRNMVSGMLSASRLREFRPARTSAMDRFIERLSAEAEANGGAVWVLRNARFAVFAILLSMTFGVQLDEDSIVRIDEMMKRVLLTISPRMDDYLPFLRPLYAKHQKKVLEIRKEQVEAVVALINRRRAILKDPSLEPNAAPFSYLDSLLDLKVEGRDSAPTETQLVTLCSEFINGGTDTTSTAIEWAMARIIDDPNIQANLYEEIVAEVGDRPVNDRDIEKMPYLQAFVKELLRKHPPTYFSLTHAAVEPAKLGGYDIPPDANLELFLPTIAEDPRLWSSPLEFNPDRFITGGETADITGSAGIRMIPFGAGRRICPGLAMGTTHISLMVARMVQAFEWQLHPSEPKLDFMDKVEFTVVMNRRLLAFVEPRK; encoded by the coding sequence ATGGTCTTCGCCATGGCCGCCCCTGACTGTGACCTCCTGTTCACGGCCTCGGCCTTGGTCTTGTCGTTCCTTGTGCTGGTTATGCTTGGGTGTAACAGGAGAGGCAAAGCGCTGAGACTACCCCCCGGCCCGCCGGGTTGGCCACTGGTCGGCAACCTCTTCCAAGTGGCGTTTGCGGGCAAGCCGATGATCCATCTCGTCCGCGACCTCCGCCTCCGGTACGGGCCCATCTTCACTCTCCGCATGGGCGCGCGCACCCTCATCGTGGTTACCAGCCCGGAGCTCGCCCACGAGGCTCTCATCGAGAAGGGGCAGCTCTTCGCTTCGCGCCCTGCGGAGACCACCATCCGCTCTGTCTTCAGTTGCAACAAGTTTACCGTCAACTCGGCCGTCTACGGCCCCGAGTGGCGCTCACTCCGCCGCAACATGGTTTCCGGTATGCTGAGCGCCTCCCGTCTCCGCGAGTTTCGCCCGGCCCGCACGTCCGCCATGGACCGCTTCATCGAACGCCTAAGCGCCGAGGCGGAGGCGAATGGAGGGGCCGTGTGGGTCCTCCGCAACGCCCGCTTCGCCGTCTTCGCCATCCTTCTCTCCATGACCTTCGGAGTCCAGCTAGACGAGGATTCCATCGTGCGCATCGACGAGATGATGAAGCGGGTGCTGCTCACCATCAGCCCCAGGATGGACGACTACCTCCCTTTCCTCCGCCCCTTGTACGCCAAGCACCAGAAGAAGGTCCTCGAGATCAGGAAGGAGCAGGTCGAGGCCGTCGTCGCCCTCATCAACCGGCGTCGGGCCATCTTAAAGGACCCAAGCCTCGAGCCCAACGCCGCTCCCTTCTCCTATCTGGACTCCCTTCTCGACCTCAAAGTCGAAGGCCGCGACTCGGCGCCCACCGAAACGCAGCTGGTCACCCTGTGCTCGGAGTTCATCAACGGTGGGACGGACACCACCTCCACCGCCATCGAGTGGGCCATGGCTCGCATCATCGACGACCCGAACATCCAGGCCAATCTTTACGAGGAGATCGTTGCGGAGGTCGGCGACCGGCCGGTCAACGACCGTGACATCGAAAAGATGCCCTACCTGCAGGCCTTCGTGAAGGAGCTACTGAGGAAGCACCCGCCAACGTACTTCTCGCTGACCCATGCGGCGGTGGAGCCAGCGAAGCTTGGCGGGTACGACATCCCGCCGGACGCCAACCTGGAGCTGTTTCTGCCGACGATCGCTGAGGACCCCAGGCTGTGGTCGAGCCCGCTGGAGTTCAACCCGGACCGCTTCATAACGGGCGGGGAGACGGCGGACATCACCGGCTCGGCAGGGATAAGGATGATACCGTTCGGGGCGGGGAGGAGGATATGCCCGGGGCTGGCGATGGGGACGACACACATTAGCCTGATGGTGGCGAGGATGGTGCAGGCGTTCGAGTGGCAGCTGCACCCATCGGAGCCCAAGTTGGACTTCATGGACAAGGTCGAGTTCACCGTCGTCATGAACCGTCGGCTCCTCGCCTTCGTCGAACCACGTAAGTGA
- the LOC135626014 gene encoding annexin D4-like produces the protein MAEEHEALTSAFSGLGVDESSLLTVITKWRKQPEKRRGFRSSSPFFKPHGSFERCEDDFVRSLKVEFARFKNVTVLWAMHPWERDARWIHHVLHKAHPFNIIVEIACTRSSDELLGARKAYHALFHHSIEEDVAYRVKENYCSLLVGLVSAYRYEGSRVDEDIAKSEAKALGHAIKNAGTKDPVEDYEVIRILTTRSKTHLKETFRHYSGIYGKSIEQDFADESCLGETVRCLGSSASYFSKVIDKAFGEVADKNAKDALTRVVVSRSDVDMEEIKAVYEKQYKAKLEDKIVKNTRGNYRDALLSLVGM, from the exons ATGGCCGAAGAGCATGAGGCCCTCACCAGTGCTTTCTCAG GCCTTGGTGTTGATGAGAGCTCGTTGCTGACGGTGATCACGAAATGGCGCAAGCAGCCGGAGAAGCGGCGAGGCTTCAGGAGCTCTTCTCCCTTCTTCAAGCCACACGGCAGCTTCGAGCGCTGCGAGGATGATTTCGTTCGCAGCCTGAAGGTCGAATTTGCACGCTTTAAG AACGTAACGGTGCTATGGGCAATGCATCCATGGGAAAGAGACGCACGTTGGATCCACCATGTGCTCCACAAGGCCCATCCATTCAACATCATAGTTGAGATCGCCTGCACTCGCTCATCGGACGAGCTGCTCGGAGCAAGGAAGGCCTACCATGCTCTCTTCCACCATTCCATAGAGGAAGATGTTGCCTACCGCGTCAAGGAAAACTACTGCAGC TTGCTGGTCGGACTGGTAAGCGCATACAGGTACGAAGGATCTCGAGTGGACGAAGATATCGCCAAATCTGAGGCCAAGGCGCTCGGACATGCAATCAAGAATGCCGGCACAAAGGACCCCGTAGAGGATTACGAGGTCATTAGGATACTGACCACGAGAAGCAAAACACATCTCAAAGAAACCTTCAGACACTACAGTGGAATATACGGGAAATCGATCGAGCAG GACTTCGCTGATGAATCATGCTTGGGAGAAACCGTTCGATGCTTGGGATCATCCGCTAGCTATTTCAGCAAG GTAATCGACAAGGCTTTCGGAGAAGTAGCAGATAAGAACGCGAAAGACGCTCTTACGAGAGTGGTCGTATCTCGATCGGATGTGGATATGGAAGAGATCAAAGCAGTCTACGAGAAGCAATACAAGGCTAAGCTCGAAGACAAGATCGTGAAGAACACGCGTGGTAATTACCGGGATGCGCTGCTTTCATTAGTTGGAATGTGA
- the LOC135637401 gene encoding phosphatidylinositol 4-phosphate 5-kinase 6-like translates to MYKKEKEQQKQQHNIKAWESAVRKAQQLHSHQSGSRRRVCQISPMSVAPADDNFEASSPRGSDGNSAAEEDGKVCHAERLFPGGDSYTGQWSGGVPHGTGKYVWTDGCIYEGEWRRGKTTGRGKFSWPSGATYEGEFKAGFMDGFGTYTGASGDTYRGSWSMNLKHGHGKKFYANGDYYDGEWRSGLQDGHGRYVWSNSAEYVGQWRAGVIHGRGSLIWANGNRYDGGWDNGSPRGNGNFRWPDGSLYVGVWTKENAGIQQKGVYYPSPSASSPTARDPQEAFTADLRGCKISPGDTLSILPSQKTLNWSGTEVSRGSVDNADPGLPPRRLNGRTNTIIGSSDILGGERWSDRIGICKSNGDISFDIVDRGSAASRGDADVKLSLNPRWPPPRAAKRQGETITKGHKNYELMLNLQLGIRHAVGKQGPSHVELKSSAFDPKEKVWTKFPPEGSKHTPPHQSCEFRWKDYCPLVFRTLRRLFKVDAADYMISLCGNDALRELSSPGKSGSFFYLTNDDRYMIKTMKKSEVKVLLRMLPAYYNHVRAFENTLVTKFFGLHCVKVTGASQKKVRTWVRFVIMGNLFRSEYSIHRRFDLKGSSHGRMTRKPESEIDEYTTLKDLDLNFIFRLQQSWFQEFQRQVDKDSEFLEQERIMDYSLLVGVHFRSSREMPLPEGGDADIQRESTLRLSRDMDQFLGDQNRQAKIRIGLNTPARAELTVRKSESDSQLIGEPTGEFYDVILFFGIIDILQDYDISKKLEHAYKSIQHDPTSISAVDPKQYSKRFRDFIYRAFTEDA, encoded by the exons ATGTACAAGAAGGAGAAggagcagcagaagcagcagcacaACATTAAGGCTTGGGAGTCGGCCGTCCGCAAAGCGCAGCAACTGCATTCACATCAGTCAGGCAGCCGCCGACGCGTCTGCCAGATCTCCCCCATGTCCGTCGCGCCCGCCGACGACAACTTCGAAGCCAGCTCCCCGCGAGGGAGCGATGGCAACTCGGCGGCAGAGGAGGACGGCAAGGTGTGCCACGCGGAACGCCTTTTCCCTGGTGGCGACTCGTACACCGGTCAGTGGTCCGGCGGCGTCCCGCATGGCACCGGCAAGTACGTGTGGACGGATGGGTGCATTTACGAGGGCGAGTGGCGGCGGGGCAAGACCACCGGCCGCGGCAAGTTCTCGTGGCCCTCCGGTGCCACCTACGAGGGCGAGTTCAAGGCCGGGTTCATGGACGGCTTCGGCACCTACACTGGTGCCTCCGGCGATACCTACCGTGGAAGCTGGTCCATGAACCTGAAGCACGGCCACGGCAAGAAGTTCTATGCTAACGGCGACTATTACGACGGGGAGTGGCGCTCCGGCCTGCAGGATGGCCATGGCCGCTACGTCTGGAGCAACAGCGCTGAGTACGTCGGGCAGTGGCGCGCTGGGGTAATCCATGGCCGAGGATCCCTCATCTGGGCCAATGGCAATCGGTACGATGGTGGGTGGGACAATGGATCTCCGAGGGGCAATGGTAACTTCCGATGGCCCGACGGCAGCCTCTATGTCGGGGTGTGGACTAAGGAAAATGCAGGGATCCAACAAAAGGGGGTGTACTACCCATCACCCTCTGCGAGCTCCCCCACTGCCCGAGACCCACAGGAGGCTTTTACAGCTGACCTTCGGGGGTGCAAGATCTCGCCAGGGGACACTCTGTCGATACTTCCCTCTCAGAAGACCCTCAATTGGTCCGGCACGGAGGTGTCACGTGGTTCGGTCGATAATGCTGATCCTGGTTTGCCACCCAGACGGCTGAATGGTAGGACAAATACCATCATTGGATCTAGTGACATTTTGGGAGGAGAGAGGTGGTCCGACCGGATCGGCATTTGTAAGTCCAATGGCGATATCAGTTTTGACATTGTCGATCGAGGTTCAGCGGCATCACGAGGTGACGCAGACGTGAAATTATCGTTGAATCCACGTTGGCCACCTCCAAGGGCTGCGAAGAGGCAAGGGGAAACCATCACAAAAGGGCACAAGAATTATGAACTAATGCTCAATCTCCAGCTTGGGATCAG ACATGCGGTTGGAAAACAAGGTCCATCTCATGTTGAGCTGAAATCATCGGCCTTTGACCCCAAAGAAAAGGTGTGGACAAAGTTCCCTCCTGAAGGATCAAAACATACACCTCCACACCAATCCTGTGAATTCAGATGGAAAGATTACTGCCCTTTGGTGTTCAG GACACTTCGCAGGCTGTTTAAGGTTGATGCAGCTGATTATATGATTTCTCTTTGTGGCAATGATGCTCTACGAGAACTATCATCTCCTGGAAAGAGTGGAAGCTTCTTTTACCTGACCAATGATGACAGATACATGATCAAGACAATGAAGAAGTCTGAAGTAAAA GTCCTTCTGAGGATGCTTCCAGCCTATTATAACCATGTCCGTGCATTTGAGAACACTTTGGTGACCAAATTTTTTGGTCTTCACTGTGTGAAGGTAACTGGAGCTTCACAGAAGAAGGTCAGAACGTGG GTCCGTTTCGTTATAATGGGAAACTTGTTCCGCTCTGAGTACTCTATTCATAGGCGCTTTGACCTAAAAGGGTCTTCCCATGGTCGTATGACTAGGAAACCAGAGTCAGAGATTGATGAATATACTACTTTAAAAGATCTTGATCTTAATTTTATATTTCGACTGCAACAGTCTTGGTTTCAAGAGTTCCAAAG GCAAGTTGACAAGGATTCTGAGTTTCTTGAGCAGGAGAGGATCATGGATTATAGTCTTCTAGTCGGTGTTCATTTTAGAAGTTCCAGAGAGATGCCTTTACCTGAAG GTGGTGATGCTGACATCCAAAGAGAATCAACATTGAGGCTTTCTAGAGACATGGATCAGTTTCTTGGTGATCAAAACAG GCAGGCAAAGATTCGAATAGGTCTGAATACACCAGCTAGGGCTGAACTGACAGTCAGGAAGAGTGAGAGTGACTCTCAGCTCATTGGAGAACCTACAGGGGAGTTCTATGATGTAATCTTGTTTTTTGGCATCATAGACATATTGCAAGACTACGATATAAGCAAAAAGCTAGAGCATGCATACAAGTCTATTCAACATGATCCGACCTCGATATCGGCTGTAGATCCGAAACAGTACTCAAAACGCTTCCGTGATTTCATATACAGAGCTTTTACCGAAGACGCCTAA
- the LOC135637417 gene encoding glyoxylase I 4-like — protein sequence METSQGKEEPQQLHKEKEEDRPQNHDSSTNRPMPLMALNHVSRLCRSVEASVEFYTTVLGFVPTGRPPTLDFNGAWLFNYGVGIHLVQEEDGGDLPDASLDRLDPMDNHISFQCEDMGAMEQRLKDLGVKYLRRTINEEEGSPIDQLFFNDPDGFMIEICNCENLELVPAGFLGRSTTPRSK from the exons ATGGAGACTTCGCAAGGAAAAGAAGAGCCGCAACAGCTGcacaaagagaaggaagaggacagGCCCCAGAACCATGACAGCAGTACTAATCGGCCAATGCCTCTCATGGCGCTCAATCACGTCTCCAGGCTCTGCAGATCGGTGGAAGCCTCCGTCGAGTTCTACACCACCGTGCTTGGCTTCGTCCCCACCGGTCGCCCTCCCACCCTCGACTTCAACGGCGCATG GCTGTTCAATTACGGCGTGGGAATTCACCTGGTGCAGGAGGAGGACGGAGGTGACCTCCCCGATGCGTCCCTTGACCGTCTCGATCCGATGGACAACCACATCTCTTTTCAG TGCGAGGACATGGGGGCGATGGAGCAGAGGCTGAAGGATCTGGGCGTGAAGTACCTGAGGAGGACCATCAACGAGGAAGAAGGGTCGCCGATCGACCAGCTGTTCTTTAACGATCCCGATGGGTTCATGATCGAGATCTGCAACTGCGAGAACCTGGAACTCGTCCCTGCAGGATTCCTGGGGCGGTCTACGACCCCCCGCTCAAAATGA
- the LOC135626021 gene encoding E3 ubiquitin-protein ligase GW2-like, whose product MGNKIGRRRQVVDEKYTRPQGLYHHRDIDEKKLRKLILESKLAPCYPGGDECALDLEECPICFLNYPSLNRSRCCMKGICTECFLQMKPPHATRPTECPFCKTLNYAVEYRGVKTKEEKGLEEVEEQKFIEAQIRMQQQEIQDEAERLKKRKDISSPSRIMNDAEVEYCDIVPSLRCTTQINDFVSSQASCSVPAGMLPSHCRQNRADNFDRDLDDIMVMEAIWLSIQEHGHQGYPVYLGSFFPGPSFSEECYSSHGIAPPEVSPYSGLACAASALNEHQHIYVESSANISSSATSMLDMLHQSGSLGNMRFMQNNPSSYWNEIPPDSGREVLREELGECSTDHWSDMSEAGTSYAGSDVMVDPRTAVVPFPSGAIMTPGHFAPENFEEQMILAMSVSLADARARMPTQGLTWL is encoded by the exons ATGGGGAATAAGATAGGGAGGAGGAGGCAGGTGGTGGACGAGAAGTACACAAGGCCGCAGGGATTGTACCACCACCGCGACATTGATGAAAAGAAACTGAGGAAGCTCATTCTGGAGTCCAAGTTGGCGCCGTGCTACCCTGGAGGCGATGAATGCGCTCTCGATCTTGAAGAGTGTCCCATTTGTTTTCTA AATTATCCGAGTCTTAATCGATCGAGGTGTTGCATGAAAGGCATATGCACGG AGTGTTTCCTTCAGATGAAACCACCTCATGCAACTCGCCCTACAGA GTGCCCCTTTTGCAAAACTTTAAATTATGCTGTTGAGTACCGTGGTGTGAAGACAAAAGAAGAGAAGGGATTGGAAGAAGTT GAAGAGCAGAAGTTCATTGAAGCACAAATAAGGATGCAACAACAAGAAATTCAGGATGAAGCAGAAAGGCTGAAGAAAAGAAAGGATATAAGTTCTCCGAGTAGAATAATGAATGACGCAGAAGTGGAGTATTGTGACATAG TTCCGTCTCTGAGATGCACAACACAAATAAATGATTTTGTTTCATCTCAAGCTTCGTGCTCGGTGCCGGCAGGCATGCTGCCTTCACACTGTAGACAGAACAG AGCTGACAATTTTGACCGTGATCTTGATGACATTATGGTCATGGAAGCTATCTGGCTTTCTATTCAG GAGCATGGTCATCAAGGATATCCAGTCTATCTCGGAAGTTTTTTCCCAGGACCATCCTTTTCAGAAGAATGTTACAGTTCCCATGGAATTGCTCCTCCAGAAGTGTCACCCTATAGTGGGTTAGCTTGTGCAGCTTCAGCTCTAAATGAGCACCAGCATATTTATGTGGAGTCTAGTGCTAATATATCAAGTAGTGCCACCTCAATGTTGGACATGCTTCATCAATCAGGCAGTTTAGGAAACATGAGGTTTATGCAGAATAATCCTTCAAGTTACTGGAATGAGATACCACCAGATAGCGGAAGGGAAGTACTGAGGGAGGAGCTTGGTGAGTGTTCGACTGATCATTGGTCCGACATGTCTGAGGCAGGGACCAGCTACGCTGGTTCAGATGTTATGGTAGATCCACGGACTGCAGTGGTTCCATTCCCAAGTGGTGCTATCATGACTCCGGGACATTTCGCTCCCGAGAACTTTGAAGAGCAAATGATTCTTGCCATGTCGGTGTCATTAGCTGACGCTCGAGCAAGGATGCCTACCCAAGGACTGACATGGCTGTAA